A region of Myxococcus stipitatus DSM 14675 DNA encodes the following proteins:
- a CDS encoding S9 family peptidase: protein MVARSVGLVVVLGWLTPAFAQGRTPAQAMPLVDFAAGAELLRGGMTAKTGATKTGKPAVEAILGAMARASRFRQVVMSPDGKRVAWVEPALAGGSHIYVLEPGGPAPVAARVWACPESRACNEDSLAWSPDSQRLAFLSDAQQAGQPQLYVSDIQAGAARKLTAFEGPLASPRWSPDSESLSVLVMQGAGAAEAKGPRGPGARETGVVRETSPVRRLALVSVADGAHRVLTPDSLYVYEYAWSPEGARVAFIAAAPPGDANWWVAKLHVQELAANARARVLYSPKWQLAEPVWSPDGKSVAVIEGLMSDQGSNGGDVLVVPLDGGKVRNLTPKMKATAMSLDWVSARKLVFGAQQGGESAMFSVDPVKGELSPLWKGAERISAGGPVGLSLSKDGKTSAVVRESYARAPNIWVGPVGEWEQVTRREDDFRALVGETREVTWKGDGMEMQGWLVAPAPSLAPSGAARAPMVTMIHGGPAAGAVPSFKPDVVLFTSRGYFVFLPNYRGSFGQGEEFVQANRRDFGFGDLRDVVAGVDAVLAKAPVDPYRLGVMGWSYGGFMSMWAVTQTQRFRAAVAGAGISNWQSYYGTNRIDTWMRPYFGASVYDEPEVYTRSSPINYVKLARTPTLVLHGERDLEVPVTQSLEFHRALKELGVKTQLVVYADEGHNLGRLEHIVDRMRRTVEWLDTHLTSSSNGGARASAPR from the coding sequence ATGGTGGCGAGAAGTGTCGGTCTGGTCGTGGTGCTGGGGTGGCTGACCCCGGCCTTCGCGCAGGGGAGGACACCCGCGCAGGCGATGCCGTTGGTGGACTTCGCGGCGGGCGCGGAGCTGCTGCGCGGCGGCATGACGGCGAAGACCGGCGCCACGAAGACGGGCAAGCCGGCGGTGGAGGCCATCCTGGGCGCGATGGCGCGTGCGTCGCGCTTCCGCCAGGTGGTGATGTCTCCGGATGGCAAGCGCGTGGCGTGGGTGGAGCCGGCGCTGGCGGGAGGCAGCCACATCTACGTGCTGGAGCCTGGGGGCCCCGCCCCCGTGGCCGCGCGCGTGTGGGCCTGTCCCGAGTCTCGCGCCTGCAACGAGGACTCCCTGGCCTGGAGTCCCGACAGCCAGCGCCTGGCCTTCCTCTCCGACGCGCAGCAGGCGGGGCAGCCGCAGCTGTATGTCTCAGACATCCAGGCGGGCGCCGCCAGGAAGCTGACGGCCTTCGAGGGGCCGCTGGCCTCGCCCCGGTGGTCACCGGATAGCGAGTCGCTGTCGGTGCTGGTGATGCAGGGCGCGGGGGCCGCGGAGGCCAAGGGGCCGCGGGGCCCCGGCGCGCGAGAGACGGGCGTGGTGCGGGAGACGAGCCCCGTGCGGCGCCTGGCGCTGGTGTCCGTCGCGGACGGCGCGCACCGCGTGCTGACGCCCGATTCGCTCTACGTCTACGAGTACGCCTGGAGCCCGGAGGGAGCGCGGGTGGCGTTCATCGCCGCGGCGCCTCCGGGGGATGCGAACTGGTGGGTGGCGAAGCTGCACGTGCAGGAGCTGGCGGCGAACGCCCGCGCGCGGGTCCTCTACTCGCCCAAGTGGCAGCTCGCCGAGCCGGTGTGGAGCCCGGATGGAAAGAGTGTCGCCGTCATCGAGGGGCTGATGAGCGACCAGGGCTCCAACGGAGGCGATGTGCTGGTGGTGCCGCTGGACGGCGGCAAGGTGCGCAACCTCACGCCGAAGATGAAGGCGACGGCGATGTCGCTCGACTGGGTGTCGGCGCGCAAGCTGGTGTTCGGGGCTCAGCAGGGCGGCGAGTCGGCGATGTTCTCGGTGGACCCGGTGAAGGGGGAGCTGTCGCCGCTGTGGAAGGGCGCGGAGCGCATCAGCGCGGGCGGCCCGGTGGGGCTGTCGCTGTCGAAGGATGGCAAGACGAGCGCGGTGGTGCGGGAGTCCTACGCGCGGGCGCCCAACATCTGGGTGGGGCCGGTGGGGGAGTGGGAGCAGGTCACCCGCCGCGAGGACGACTTCCGCGCGCTGGTGGGGGAGACGCGAGAGGTGACGTGGAAGGGCGACGGCATGGAGATGCAGGGGTGGCTGGTGGCGCCCGCTCCGTCGCTGGCGCCCTCCGGGGCCGCGCGTGCGCCCATGGTGACCATGATTCACGGCGGTCCGGCGGCGGGCGCGGTGCCGTCCTTCAAGCCCGACGTGGTGCTGTTCACCTCGCGCGGCTACTTCGTCTTCCTGCCCAACTACCGGGGCAGCTTCGGCCAGGGCGAGGAGTTCGTGCAGGCCAACCGGCGCGACTTCGGCTTCGGTGACTTGCGGGACGTCGTCGCGGGGGTGGACGCGGTGCTGGCGAAGGCGCCGGTGGACCCCTATCGGCTGGGCGTGATGGGGTGGAGCTACGGCGGCTTCATGTCGATGTGGGCCGTGACGCAGACGCAGCGCTTCCGCGCGGCGGTGGCGGGCGCGGGCATCTCCAACTGGCAGAGCTACTACGGCACCAACCGCATCGACACGTGGATGCGGCCGTACTTCGGCGCGTCGGTGTACGACGAGCCGGAGGTGTACACGCGCAGCTCGCCCATCAACTACGTGAAGCTGGCCCGCACGCCCACGCTGGTGCTGCACGGGGAGCGCGACCTGGAGGTCCCCGTGACGCAGAGCCTGGAGTTCCACCGCGCGCTGAAGGAGCTGGGGGTGAAGACGCAGCTCGTGGTGTACGCGGACGAAGGCCACAACCTGGGCCGGCTGGAGCACATCGTGGACCGGATGCGGCGCACGGTGGAGTGGCTGGACACGCACCTGACCTCCAGCTCCAACGGCGGCGCCCGGGCGTCGGCGCCGCGCTGA
- a CDS encoding DMT family transporter: MAYLFLLAAIASEVVGTSLLKSTQGFTRPWPTVGCLGAYAVAFALLAQAVKQVPVGVAYAMWSGLGTAAIVTIGVVFFGESLSPVKLVGVGLIIGGVLLLNLGGGGAH, encoded by the coding sequence GTGGCGTATCTGTTCCTGCTGGCCGCCATCGCCAGCGAGGTGGTGGGCACCAGCCTGCTGAAGTCCACGCAGGGCTTCACGCGGCCGTGGCCCACCGTGGGCTGTCTCGGCGCGTACGCCGTGGCCTTCGCGCTCCTGGCGCAGGCCGTGAAACAGGTGCCCGTGGGGGTGGCCTACGCCATGTGGTCCGGGCTGGGGACGGCCGCCATCGTCACCATCGGCGTCGTCTTCTTCGGCGAGTCCCTGAGCCCCGTGAAGCTGGTGGGCGTGGGGCTCATCATCGGCGGCGTCCTCCTGCTCAACCTGGGCGGAGGCGGCGCCCACTGA
- a CDS encoding GNAT family N-acetyltransferase encodes MDSEHPIVLLVTERLRITQLPPDGAARVVAYYEDNRAHLDPVSPSRPAHFHTPTYWRTRLAQDLEDSRRDLALRLVMLPRSEPPSSAPVIGNITLTHIRRGPLQAADLGYGLDYRHEGHGLMTEGLRAVCAHAFTTMGLHRIQANHLPENLRSAAVLRRLGFTVEGYARDFLRINGRWRDHVLTSLTAPERDGTGG; translated from the coding sequence ATGGACTCCGAACACCCCATCGTCCTGCTCGTCACCGAACGGCTGCGCATCACCCAATTGCCCCCCGATGGCGCCGCCCGTGTCGTGGCCTACTACGAGGACAACCGGGCCCACCTGGACCCTGTCTCGCCCTCGCGTCCCGCCCACTTCCACACTCCGACGTACTGGCGCACCCGCCTGGCCCAGGACCTGGAGGACTCGCGCCGGGACCTCGCGCTGCGGCTGGTGATGCTCCCCCGCTCGGAGCCGCCCTCCTCCGCGCCCGTCATCGGCAACATCACGCTCACGCACATCCGCCGAGGCCCCTTGCAGGCCGCCGACCTGGGCTATGGCCTGGACTACCGCCATGAGGGCCACGGCCTCATGACGGAGGGCCTTCGCGCCGTCTGCGCGCACGCCTTCACCACCATGGGCCTGCACCGCATCCAGGCCAACCACCTCCCGGAGAACCTCCGCAGCGCCGCGGTGCTGCGCCGACTGGGCTTCACGGTGGAGGGCTACGCCCGGGACTTCCTGCGCATCAACGGCCGCTGGAGGGACCATGTGCTGACCTCCCTCACCGCCCCCGAGCGCGACGGGACGGGCGGGTAG
- a CDS encoding right-handed parallel beta-helix repeat-containing protein, with protein MLKSGFLGILLVLLPTVALATNIPGGVLASDTTWTPAGNPWTLQGTLTIPEGVTLTLEPGVQVTTSSATALELEVLGSLVAVGTSAANINIQLETHAILVRGTLVADYLNVLGGQPSIDVEGRGSATFNHSFLYGGAPALDIAGGSINFENGTISNCKQAMRTTGGTSTLRSSVIHGCTQPASTPVIKIASPSSKVTLVHNTFFNNRGSAVDGAMPGGPTDVAINIIDNIILGRESHGLWLTNVSAPVVHHNIVWGFPEDNYVGVTPGEGSVHANPLFQGSASLSENSPARNAASDGTDMGAVAYAGHPVHPTLLEGILRSDRTLTGDHVVTGDLLVPAGITLTLAPGARVTVKSWKDGPADRSALIQVLIAGALKAEGTVDVPARFEHESSHEVTTLTGEASFEHTHVKGTLTIQGTATFEDVTLESTSQVITRGTGSATLKGVSGMGSSTLSLRDDSTATLENATLSGLSVSAYENSTLTVKDSTLTQGRIAVSGAATATVTGSTLREGATCLKVEGGTLNFERGTLQKCTLAAEATGGVLNLSYSLVRDGTRTSSFEVSGVKVVNASASIVHNTVIYNMAGALSVATQPHNSVEIRDNIIASNGNTGIEVVPASNISIHHNAVWNHSSNYRGNPTLGPGSLTQDPLFASIHHLTIIETSPCRNAASDGTDMGAFPYVPIPAASLVLESTSIVVSGNTTNSIVANVYDAEGHWLPHAVITWTVPAEVGTIDASGVLTSGCALGSYPGAVVAKTGALSAAVDVLVTLGPLQRVEVSPSQVTLRIEETQQFSAKGLDACGHETPTTFQWTTSHTMAGRISASGLYTAGTSVYSGAQGIQVEAGGKKGFVSVNVLPGPVQRISIYPESLTLPVNVNADFAVSPRDRAGNVIPGTVVLSVVGGGGTLTGPTRFTAGSVAGSFPRTVQATFEGVSTTVDVTVTPGPLHRIDVVPGTREVKTRGSLQFEARGFDQWGNRRALAPTWTVTPASLGTIDANGLLKVSTVAGSYPGAVTATVYGYSLKGTADVTVLPGPLSRLVLTPTFATLAPQGTQRFGVMGLDEDGNPLTITPRWSVVTPGAGAITQEGLYTAPRAAGTYENCVSVQVDTLTQNTTVYVTPGAISRLEISPAAPSVVVKGTVPFRAKAFDVHDNEVTSFAPEWRVVTGGGGITTSGVFTAGTVAGTYADTVQVTAAGVTQTTGVTVTPAAVSRIALSPLGPTLQAGSAVAFSAKAFDAYDNEVTSAQATWKVVNGGGSIDGAGVFTAGTGVGAFPGTVQVSMGGLAEQTSVSVVAAAPSRVVLSPQNPTLPAGGSVTFSVRAFDMYGNEAPAVPATWKVVNGGGTLDASGIFTAGTQGGTFLNTVQVTVGSATGTTSVTVTSTTPPPQPEPECRQTSECGAGETCNAGVCEAPPTSGGSDGGGGCSSAGSGTSVFGLWVLVMLAVHARKRHTAQ; from the coding sequence GTGCTCAAATCAGGGTTCCTCGGGATTCTCCTCGTTTTGCTGCCCACCGTCGCGCTGGCGACCAACATTCCGGGCGGCGTCCTCGCCAGTGACACCACCTGGACCCCCGCGGGGAATCCCTGGACGCTCCAGGGCACCCTCACCATTCCGGAAGGCGTCACGCTGACACTGGAGCCCGGGGTCCAGGTGACGACCTCGAGCGCCACCGCCCTCGAGCTCGAGGTCCTGGGCTCCCTGGTGGCCGTGGGGACCTCGGCCGCGAACATCAACATCCAGCTCGAGACGCACGCCATCCTCGTCCGGGGGACCCTGGTCGCCGACTACCTCAACGTCCTGGGGGGCCAGCCCTCCATCGATGTGGAGGGGCGCGGCTCCGCGACCTTCAACCACAGCTTCTTGTATGGCGGCGCCCCCGCCCTGGACATCGCGGGAGGCAGCATCAACTTCGAGAACGGCACCATCAGCAACTGCAAGCAGGCGATGAGGACCACCGGTGGCACATCGACGCTCCGCTCCAGCGTGATTCATGGATGCACCCAGCCGGCCTCTACCCCCGTCATCAAGATCGCCAGCCCGTCGTCGAAGGTGACACTCGTCCACAACACCTTCTTCAACAATCGAGGAAGCGCCGTCGATGGGGCCATGCCCGGGGGGCCCACGGACGTCGCCATCAACATCATCGACAACATCATCCTGGGCAGGGAGTCCCACGGCCTGTGGCTGACCAATGTCAGCGCGCCCGTCGTTCATCACAACATCGTGTGGGGCTTCCCGGAAGACAACTACGTCGGGGTCACGCCCGGGGAAGGGAGCGTCCATGCCAATCCGCTGTTCCAGGGGTCCGCCTCGCTCTCGGAGAACTCGCCCGCGAGGAATGCCGCTTCGGATGGGACCGACATGGGGGCCGTCGCCTATGCGGGACACCCCGTCCACCCCACCCTCCTCGAGGGCATCCTGCGCTCGGACAGGACGCTGACGGGGGACCACGTCGTCACCGGAGACCTCCTGGTCCCCGCGGGCATCACCCTGACGCTCGCGCCGGGTGCCAGGGTCACCGTCAAGAGCTGGAAGGATGGGCCCGCGGACAGAAGCGCGTTGATCCAGGTCCTCATCGCGGGCGCACTGAAAGCCGAAGGCACGGTCGACGTCCCCGCCAGGTTCGAGCATGAGAGCAGCCACGAGGTGACCACGCTCACAGGCGAGGCGAGCTTCGAACACACCCACGTGAAGGGGACGCTCACCATCCAGGGCACCGCGACGTTCGAGGACGTCACCCTGGAGTCGACGTCTCAGGTCATCACCCGAGGCACGGGCTCCGCCACGCTCAAGGGCGTCTCGGGGATGGGCTCCAGCACCCTCTCGCTCAGGGACGACAGCACCGCCACGCTCGAGAACGCCACCCTGTCGGGCCTGAGCGTGAGCGCCTACGAAAACAGCACCCTCACGGTCAAGGACTCGACCCTGACGCAAGGCCGCATCGCCGTCTCCGGCGCCGCCACCGCGACCGTGACGGGCTCCACCCTCCGGGAGGGCGCCACGTGTCTGAAGGTCGAGGGAGGAACCCTGAACTTCGAGCGAGGCACGCTCCAGAAATGCACCCTCGCGGCCGAGGCCACGGGGGGCGTCCTGAACCTCTCCTACAGCCTGGTCCGAGACGGCACGCGGACGTCCTCCTTCGAGGTGAGTGGCGTGAAGGTCGTCAATGCCTCCGCCTCCATCGTCCACAACACCGTCATCTACAACATGGCGGGGGCCCTCTCCGTCGCCACCCAGCCGCACAACTCCGTCGAGATTCGCGACAACATCATCGCGTCCAATGGCAACACGGGCATCGAAGTCGTCCCCGCGTCCAACATCTCCATCCATCACAACGCGGTCTGGAACCATTCCAGCAACTACAGGGGGAACCCCACGCTGGGCCCCGGGAGCCTCACCCAGGACCCGCTCTTCGCCAGCATCCACCACCTGACCATCATCGAGACGTCCCCCTGTCGCAATGCCGCGTCGGACGGGACGGACATGGGGGCCTTCCCCTACGTCCCGATTCCCGCCGCGTCCCTGGTGCTGGAGAGCACCTCCATCGTGGTGTCTGGCAATACAACGAACTCCATCGTCGCCAACGTCTACGACGCGGAGGGCCACTGGCTTCCACACGCCGTCATCACGTGGACGGTCCCCGCCGAGGTGGGAACCATCGACGCGAGCGGAGTCCTCACCTCGGGGTGTGCGCTCGGTTCGTATCCCGGAGCGGTGGTCGCGAAGACGGGGGCGCTCTCCGCCGCGGTGGATGTGCTGGTGACGTTGGGGCCCCTCCAGAGGGTGGAGGTGAGTCCGTCTCAGGTGACGTTGCGCATCGAGGAGACGCAGCAGTTCTCCGCGAAGGGCCTGGATGCCTGCGGCCATGAGACTCCGACGACCTTCCAGTGGACCACCAGCCACACGATGGCGGGGCGCATCTCCGCCAGCGGTCTCTACACGGCGGGTACCTCTGTCTATAGCGGCGCCCAGGGGATTCAGGTCGAGGCAGGTGGCAAGAAGGGCTTCGTGAGCGTGAACGTCCTGCCGGGGCCGGTGCAGCGCATCAGCATCTACCCGGAGAGCCTCACGTTGCCCGTGAACGTCAACGCGGACTTCGCTGTCTCGCCTCGCGACCGGGCGGGGAACGTCATTCCGGGCACGGTCGTCTTGAGTGTCGTCGGAGGGGGAGGCACCCTCACGGGCCCGACCCGCTTCACCGCGGGGAGCGTCGCGGGCTCCTTCCCGAGGACCGTCCAGGCCACGTTCGAAGGCGTCTCCACGACGGTGGATGTCACCGTGACTCCGGGCCCCCTCCATCGCATCGACGTGGTGCCCGGCACCCGCGAGGTGAAGACGCGGGGGAGCCTCCAGTTCGAGGCACGTGGGTTCGACCAATGGGGCAACAGGAGAGCCCTGGCTCCGACGTGGACCGTCACCCCTGCGTCCCTGGGCACCATCGACGCCAACGGCCTGCTCAAGGTCAGCACGGTGGCGGGGAGCTATCCGGGCGCCGTGACGGCGACGGTGTATGGGTACAGCCTGAAGGGCACCGCGGACGTCACGGTCCTTCCGGGGCCGCTGTCGCGGCTCGTCCTCACGCCGACCTTCGCCACGCTGGCGCCCCAGGGCACGCAGCGGTTCGGGGTGATGGGGCTCGATGAGGATGGCAATCCGCTCACCATCACGCCCAGGTGGTCGGTGGTGACGCCGGGCGCGGGGGCCATCACGCAGGAGGGGCTCTACACCGCGCCCAGGGCCGCGGGCACCTATGAGAACTGTGTGAGCGTCCAGGTGGACACCCTCACGCAGAACACCACCGTCTACGTGACGCCCGGCGCCATCAGCCGCCTGGAGATTTCACCCGCGGCCCCCTCCGTCGTCGTGAAGGGCACGGTGCCGTTCAGGGCGAAGGCGTTCGACGTGCACGACAACGAGGTCACCTCGTTCGCGCCCGAGTGGCGGGTCGTGACGGGCGGAGGCGGCATCACCACCTCGGGGGTCTTCACCGCGGGCACCGTGGCGGGGACGTACGCGGACACCGTGCAGGTCACCGCGGCGGGAGTGACCCAGACGACGGGCGTCACCGTCACGCCGGCGGCCGTGAGCCGCATCGCCCTCTCTCCGCTGGGGCCCACGCTTCAGGCGGGGAGCGCGGTGGCGTTCAGCGCGAAGGCGTTCGATGCGTACGACAACGAGGTCACCTCGGCGCAGGCCACGTGGAAGGTGGTGAATGGCGGAGGCTCCATCGATGGCGCGGGGGTCTTCACCGCGGGCACCGGGGTGGGCGCCTTCCCGGGGACGGTGCAGGTGAGCATGGGGGGCCTGGCGGAGCAGACCTCTGTCTCCGTGGTGGCCGCCGCGCCGAGCCGGGTCGTCCTCTCTCCGCAGAACCCCACGCTTCCCGCGGGAGGCTCGGTGACCTTCAGCGTGCGGGCGTTCGATATGTACGGCAACGAGGCCCCCGCCGTCCCCGCCACGTGGAAGGTCGTGAATGGCGGAGGCACCCTCGACGCCTCGGGCATCTTCACCGCGGGCACGCAGGGGGGCACCTTCTTGAACACCGTCCAGGTCACCGTGGGCAGCGCGACGGGGACGACCTCGGTGACGGTCACCTCGACGACGCCGCCCCCCCAGCCCGAGCCTGAGTGCCGACAGACGTCGGAATGCGGCGCGGGTGAGACGTGCAACGCGGGTGTCTGCGAGGCGCCGCCCACGTCGGGTGGGAGCGATGGCGGCGGCGGTTGCAGCAGCGCGGGAAGCGGGACGTCGGTGTTCGGGCTGTGGGTGCTGGTGATGCTGGCGGTCCACGCGCGGAAGCGGCACACCGCGCAGTGA
- a CDS encoding OmpA family protein gives MVRSKRGWKALAGATMFLAAASASASPPKELEEARSAYKQLAASPQGRESPREVQAAKAALKAAETSYKHEKDSTRTRVLSYVALRRIETAGTWGNASLASRQQSEAQAAMRQAQAQQLEGQRQQQLDAEAQRLAQQNAEIQREAERRQAEELARSQAQQQSTAQLEAEKKAREEAEQKAAAALAELDKANKDLKVREEARGTVLTLSGSVLFASGSAELLPSARDRLSDVADVLKEGDKPLLIEGHTDSTGSDSLNERLSYQRAERVKDFLVTRGVPAQRIDVRGLGEYQPVATNATSEGRANNRRVEIIVERGGQRAVGGSGQQDSSEQPQQQAPDSSPDAQQHESHESGQDVPQ, from the coding sequence ATGGTGCGAAGCAAGCGTGGATGGAAAGCCCTCGCCGGAGCCACGATGTTCCTGGCCGCGGCGAGCGCGAGTGCCTCTCCACCCAAGGAACTCGAGGAGGCGCGCTCCGCCTACAAGCAGCTGGCCGCGAGTCCGCAGGGGCGGGAGAGCCCGCGTGAGGTGCAGGCGGCGAAGGCCGCGCTGAAGGCCGCCGAGACGTCCTACAAGCACGAGAAGGACTCCACGCGGACGCGCGTCTTGTCCTACGTGGCCTTGCGCAGGATCGAGACCGCGGGCACCTGGGGCAACGCGAGCCTCGCCTCACGTCAGCAGTCGGAGGCCCAGGCCGCGATGCGGCAGGCCCAGGCCCAGCAGCTGGAGGGGCAGCGCCAGCAGCAGCTCGACGCGGAGGCGCAGCGGCTGGCCCAGCAGAACGCGGAGATTCAGCGGGAGGCCGAGCGGCGTCAGGCCGAGGAGCTGGCGCGAAGCCAGGCCCAGCAGCAATCCACCGCCCAGCTCGAGGCCGAGAAGAAGGCGCGCGAGGAGGCCGAGCAGAAGGCAGCCGCGGCCCTGGCGGAGCTGGACAAGGCGAACAAAGACCTGAAGGTCCGCGAGGAGGCGCGCGGCACCGTGCTGACGCTGTCGGGCAGCGTCCTCTTCGCCTCGGGCTCCGCGGAGCTGCTCCCCTCCGCGCGCGACAGGCTGTCGGACGTGGCGGACGTGCTGAAGGAGGGCGACAAGCCGTTGCTCATCGAGGGCCACACGGACTCGACGGGCTCCGACTCGCTCAACGAGCGGCTGTCCTATCAGCGCGCCGAACGGGTGAAGGACTTCCTCGTCACCCGCGGCGTGCCCGCGCAGCGCATCGACGTGCGCGGCCTGGGCGAGTACCAGCCCGTGGCCACCAACGCCACGTCGGAGGGCCGCGCCAACAACCGCCGCGTGGAAATCATCGTCGAGCGCGGCGGCCAGCGCGCTGTCGGTGGCAGCGGTCAGCAGGACTCGAGCGAGCAGCCGCAGCAGCAGGCCCCCGACTCGAGCCCGGATGCGCAGCAGCACGAGTCACACGAGTCGGGCCAGGACGTGCCGCAGTAG
- a CDS encoding DUF4398 domain-containing protein, producing the protein MRPKLLAAMLCVPLFGCASQSMTPTKNSRRTEAVASMRAAESAGAASVPQAARHLEFARQQITNGDQLLSAKDPDRADLSYLQADADADLAQALARAVPLEQQAQQTTQQLESMRQSPR; encoded by the coding sequence GTGCGCCCGAAGCTGCTTGCCGCGATGCTGTGCGTTCCGCTGTTCGGGTGCGCCAGTCAGAGCATGACACCCACCAAGAACTCGCGACGAACAGAGGCCGTCGCCTCCATGCGCGCCGCGGAGAGCGCCGGCGCCGCGAGCGTTCCCCAGGCCGCGCGACATCTCGAGTTCGCGCGACAGCAAATCACCAACGGCGACCAACTGCTGTCGGCGAAGGACCCCGACCGCGCGGACCTGAGCTACCTGCAGGCGGACGCGGACGCGGACCTCGCGCAGGCACTCGCCCGCGCGGTGCCCTTGGAGCAACAGGCCCAACAAACCACCCAACAGCTCGAGTCGATGCGGCAGAGCCCGCGGTGA
- a CDS encoding 5'-3' exonuclease has protein sequence MRLHLVDGTYELYRAHFSPRPGHTSPEGQDVKATVGVMSSLLMLLHDGEEAVTHVAVAFDNPIRSFRNAMFDGYKSDEGVPPELRAQFDLVEKAVAALGVRVWSMKEHEADDALSTAAAKWAGEVEQVRLLTPDKDLGQCVRGQRVVQVDRRQEKVLDEDAVRAKLGVPPASVPDLLALMGDDADGIPGLPGFGEKGASALLSAYGKLEAIPDDASTWTVRPRGADKLAATLRAHREDALLYRRLATLVTDAPLPGTRTLEDVAWRGVPRSVFEPFCDTLGVNTLKRRPKRWVD, from the coding sequence ATGCGCCTGCACCTGGTGGATGGCACCTATGAGCTGTACCGCGCCCACTTCTCGCCTCGGCCGGGGCACACCTCGCCGGAGGGGCAGGACGTGAAGGCGACGGTGGGGGTGATGTCCTCGCTGCTCATGCTGCTGCACGACGGCGAGGAGGCGGTGACTCACGTCGCGGTGGCGTTCGACAACCCCATCCGCTCGTTCCGCAACGCGATGTTCGACGGCTACAAGAGCGACGAGGGCGTGCCCCCGGAACTGCGCGCGCAGTTCGACCTGGTCGAGAAGGCCGTCGCGGCGTTGGGCGTGCGGGTGTGGTCGATGAAGGAGCACGAGGCGGACGACGCGCTGTCCACCGCGGCGGCGAAGTGGGCCGGTGAAGTGGAGCAGGTGCGGCTGCTCACGCCCGACAAGGACCTGGGGCAGTGCGTGCGCGGCCAGCGCGTGGTGCAGGTGGACCGGCGTCAGGAGAAGGTGCTGGATGAGGACGCCGTGCGCGCGAAGCTGGGCGTGCCCCCCGCGAGCGTGCCGGACCTGCTGGCGCTGATGGGAGATGACGCGGACGGCATCCCCGGGCTGCCGGGCTTCGGCGAGAAGGGCGCGTCCGCGCTCCTGTCCGCGTACGGGAAGCTGGAGGCGATTCCCGACGATGCCTCGACGTGGACGGTGCGCCCGCGCGGCGCGGACAAGCTCGCGGCGACGCTGCGCGCGCACCGGGAGGACGCGCTCCTGTATCGCCGGCTCGCCACGCTGGTGACGGATGCGCCGCTGCCCGGCACGCGGACGCTGGAGGACGTGGCGTGGCGGGGCGTGCCTCGGAGCGTGTTCGAGCCCTTCTGCGACACGCTGGGCGTCAACACCCTCAAGCGCAGGCCGAAGCGCTGGGTGGACTGA
- a CDS encoding group II truncated hemoglobin yields MLVDLKVPPSDDWVPTLEDTPYQRIGGDDAVMALAGAFYDAMDAHEPALAKLHELDAQGRVNQGTRERFGLFLIGWLGGPQHYSAQHGHPRLRMRHAHVPVDLAMRDAWLRAMGRALDGRGVTGGLRRFLDERFAQVADFLRNQEG; encoded by the coding sequence ATGCTCGTAGACCTCAAGGTTCCCCCCTCGGATGATTGGGTCCCCACGCTGGAGGACACGCCGTACCAGCGCATCGGCGGCGACGACGCGGTGATGGCGCTCGCGGGCGCCTTCTACGACGCGATGGACGCGCACGAGCCCGCGCTCGCGAAGCTGCACGAGCTGGACGCGCAGGGCCGGGTGAACCAGGGCACGCGCGAGCGCTTCGGGCTGTTCCTCATCGGCTGGCTGGGCGGCCCGCAGCACTACTCCGCCCAGCATGGCCACCCGCGCCTGCGGATGCGGCACGCCCATGTCCCGGTGGACCTGGCCATGCGCGACGCGTGGCTGCGCGCCATGGGACGGGCCCTGGATGGCCGGGGTGTCACCGGGGGCCTGCGCCGCTTCCTGGACGAGCGCTTCGCCCAAGTGGCTGATTTCCTTCGCAACCAGGAGGGCTGA
- a CDS encoding TetR/AcrR family transcriptional regulator produces MRKGELTHQAILERAIQLASRLGLQGLSIGGLADELQLSKSGLFAHFRSKTSLQVEILNAATALFTERVIRPALMQPRGEPRLWALFEGWLAWEKELVPEGGCIFVAAATELDDVPGPARDRLVQTQRDWLDCLAQGARIAIAEKHFRDTVDVEQFAHEMYAMFLGFHHSARLMKDPRAEQRTRRAFETLMREYRRSDC; encoded by the coding sequence ATGCGCAAGGGAGAGCTCACCCATCAGGCGATTCTGGAGCGGGCCATCCAGCTCGCCAGCCGGCTGGGGCTCCAGGGGCTGAGCATCGGCGGGCTGGCGGATGAGCTCCAGCTCTCCAAGAGCGGCCTGTTCGCGCACTTCCGTTCCAAGACCTCGCTGCAGGTCGAAATCCTGAACGCGGCGACGGCGCTGTTCACCGAGCGGGTCATCCGCCCGGCGCTCATGCAGCCCCGAGGCGAGCCCCGGCTGTGGGCCCTCTTCGAGGGGTGGCTGGCCTGGGAGAAGGAGCTGGTTCCGGAGGGCGGCTGCATCTTCGTCGCGGCGGCCACGGAGCTGGATGACGTGCCCGGCCCCGCGAGGGACCGGCTGGTGCAGACGCAGCGCGACTGGCTGGACTGCCTGGCCCAGGGCGCGCGCATCGCCATCGCCGAGAAGCACTTCCGCGACACCGTCGACGTGGAGCAGTTCGCCCACGAGATGTACGCGATGTTCCTGGGCTTCCATCACTCCGCGCGGTTGATGAAGGACCCCCGCGCGGAGCAGCGCACCCGCAGGGCCTTCGAGACCCTGATGCGCGAGTACCGCCGCTCGGATTGCTGA